The genomic segment CTCGCTGCCCACCTGCCTGGCCCTGCAACAGAGCTGCTCTGCGTTGCCCAGCATACCACATACTACAGATGCAGAAACACTGATGCCAGAGGCTGCTGTGAACCTCAACAGAAGCCATGCTGTTGCCAGCAATCCACGGGCTAGCCTAACCAGCTCTGTGCCCTGTTCTCCTCAGGGATGCTCAAGCTTTCTCCTCATTTCCCTTCTTTAGCTCCCTCATAACAACTCTCCTCTTCCCCACTCCCATCTCAGCAAATGTTCCTGCCTCCAACCTTGTGGAGAATTCCAGTAACTGACAgcatgagaaaggaaaaatgtcTCAGCTTCTGTCACCACATCTATACATTTCCTCGCACCTACCCCAGCCTTTCCGCCTATCTCCTAAACAAAGGCACAGGGGTCCTGTCTATGGAGGGCTCTGGATCCCATCCCTTACGACGTCTCACAAATGTCCCTCTACTGAAACCCCTTCTACAACTTCAACTTCTCCCGACCCAAACAGGCTCCCTCTCATCACAGCATTTAAACATCCTCAAGCAACACCTCTTTGGATCTGACAGCtactctcctttgcctttataaAAGCCAATGATCTTTAAGATTTGTTTGCTTTGGCCACACCacgtgtggcttgtgggatcttagttccccaaccagggattgaacttgggccctcagctgtgaaagtgccgagtcctaaccactggaccattaggaaaTTCCCTACAGCCAATGTTTTTGAAAgagttatattcatttattcacttctgATTCCAACCCCCATCCCCATTTTACTGGAAAATGGCCCCTCAAAACCTAACAGCCTTGgggatcccctggtggtccaatgggttGAGATTCCACCTGCCAGAGTGGGGaaacaggttcgattcctgattctggaagatcccacaggcctaggagcaactaaacctgtgcacccgAGTTACTGAGCCTGCAAACctcaactactaaagcccatgtgcctagagcttgtgctctgcaataagagaagccactgcagtgagaagcctgcacacggcaATGAAGAAGAGCCTCTgattgctacaactagagaaaatgcTCATGCAGTAaccaagactcagtgcagccaaattttattaaacaagcaaacaaacaaacctaacaGCTTTTTCACTATATCCAGCAGGCCCTTCTCAGGGCTTTTTTTCACTGATTTCTTTCACCTCTTTCAACCTGCCATGTCACTCCTCGACCCAGCCCCTGCCTACAATGTTCCCTCCTGAGACATCTTTTTACTTAACCAACAATTACTTTTCAGATTAGAAAGAGATTCCTACAGGAAACCTTTTCTGACCCTCCAGAGTAACATGCTCCCTTAGTACCTACACAGTACTGATCCCATGGTGCTGAAAACGCCTTCTTTACCTCCCAGAAGCTTCACCAGACCtaagttccatgagggcaggaaaTGTATTACTCTTCTTTACATCCTACACAAGTTTAAACACATTCTTCCATAtctattaaacatttaataaaacaaaaccagaagatGAATAAGTAAGACTCTTATCTGGGTGCCCAGCTTACCTTAGGCCCATAGAACGCACCATCTCCAGGGCTGATATCCCACGGTGCTCCAAATTCTTCTAGGGCCTGCTGCAGGACCTTTAGAGAGAAGGAGACAAGAGAAGAAATATGTCGCCTTAGACTTAACAAGCAACATATCCCACTAGCCCCCGCAATGACCCTCTTGGCACCTGCCTCTACCAGGGACCCTGattcccacctcccctccccttccattAGACTGCTTTATCTGCCTCTGCTTCCCTACGACTTGCTCACCTGCTCGGCCTGGTCCCAAAGGCAAGGCTCTCCCAGGAAGCCAGATGGCCGGGTAGACAGTGCCATGTGGAAGGAAAAGCCAAGGATGGTGTAGACAGAGTGGAGGAAATCAAGACAGCCTCGGATCTCTGCTTCCAGCTGGAGGAATAAGGGTAGGTGAGCTGCGTGACAGCTAGAGCTCTGGGGTCAGGGTGGTAGTTTgggggaaagaaagcaaaaacattgAGGAAAGTTGGAGATAGAATGCAGCTGACTTATATAAAGGGGGCAGCTGAGGGTCAGGAATGTTGGCACTTCACAAGGAGAATGAAAGGTGGTTTAGACTGCTTCAGTGGAGCTGGGGAAGGGCCACCTGATCCGGTGCACAGAAGATGTGGGCGTCATCCTGCTGGAAGCACCGAAGCCGGGTCAGGCCACCCAGGCTGCCAGAGGCCTCAGCCCGGTGCAGGGCCCCGAAGTCGGCCAGTCGCAGGGGCAGCTCTCGCCAGGATCTGGGCCGGTGGGCGAACATTAGGCTGAGGTTGGGGTGGAGAAGAGTCAGGGCCACAGGGAATACTAACCCCTGAGGCCTGCTCCCCCGCCCGGTCTACTTCCCTTCTTTGCACCATCAGCTTACGCCCTCTCGGGCCTCACCCTGTCTCCTGCTGAGTCCTGTTAATTTTGCCTGGTTCTCAAGTGAATTTCTCAGTAACAATAAGACATCACTTCCTGTACCCCTGTTCTGTGACAGGCATTGAACTGAAAAAGGAACCTGAGACAGCAGCTCCAAACCCTTGCTATTTTACTCATGATGAGACTGAGGCTTAGGGAGGTACAATGATTTCCCCAAATTCACATGGGGAGATAGAGGGCAGATTCAAGACTCAAATTCAGGGTTCCAACACTATTCCAAGGTGCCTTCTATTAATATTTAGCAAACCGGCTGCCTAGGCCTAGTCCCAgaagaaaccaggtctcctggctTCCAGCTCACCAATGTGCAGGGCAGTTCATGGGCTTGAGGGCGAGTGTGTCTGTGTGGGGGCTGGCAGAGTGGTCGCTCTGAGAGCTGGAAGGCCTGTCCAGGCCTGGTGGCTGCAGGGCAAACATGTCTTCCCGATAATGCTCCCAGTGCCCTGACAGCTCCCAGAGCTTCGCAGAAAACAACGTGGGGGTTTTCACTTCTGAGAAACCGCGGCGGGTGTACTCAGCCTGCAGAGATGAAGACATGGGAGACCAGAGTGACTGGGGAGGAAAGGAGGCAGGGTGGCAGCTGTGTGGCTCTCCGGGCCCTCAAGTCATGCTGATCACAGCTATACCTGGTAATTACCACACCCCCTCTCTACACTCCCCACAGTAGACGTGCTGTTCTTGATTAAGGTCACTTGCACTCTATCATtcgaggtggcgctagtggtaaagaacccgctgctgatgcaggagacaaaagagatgtgggttcagtccctgggttgggaagatcccctggaaaaggaaatagtaacccactccagtattcttgtctgggaaattccatggacaaaggagcctggtgcgctgtagtacctggggctgcagagtcagacacaactgaagtgacttagcacacatgcactctATGGTATTAATGTTCAAACTTCTAATCCCTCTCTTTTAACAGTTGGATTCTTCTAGGCCCTCAGTCCCCCTCCAGTCATCCTCCCCCTGAACATGGGTCCTCCTTACCCTGATAAAAGCCACCAGTGCATTATACACCCTTGTCCCTCGAGGCAGGAAGAAGCAGCTCCCGGGGCTCAGTTCATGGAAGAAGAAGAGCTCCTGTTCCTGGAGTTGGAATCAGCAATGTCACTTCAAAGTGAAAGCAGGGCTTGAAAACCCAGAAGAGATTACTTGACAGAGTTGCTCAGTTTGTGGGATTCTGAATTTGATCCCAACTTCACAGATCAGGTTCCCTCCTTGCTCTGCAACCCTTATCATCACCACCTCCTCTGCCCCCACTCCCCTAGTCTCTCTCTATACCTTCCCAATGCGCCGGTGGTCCCGTAACTCTGCTTCCTCCCTCCATTCTTCCCAGGCCCTCAGCTCCTCTGCAGTTGGGAAGGAAATGCCGGACACTCTCTGCAGTGTCTCTGGGGCGTCTGGAAATTTCCACACTGATGATGAGTTCTGTGGGAGGACAGAGGGAGTCAAAGGGAAGATGAGGACTGAAGGCACCCACCCAACCTCCTTCAATCCTCAGATGATACTCTGGGAACAAGCATCAGAGGTACCCACTTGACAACAATCCCATCTCATCTCTCTCACCACTTTTCCGACCATCACCAGCAGCAGGATGCCCACCCCATCCTCCAGACAACCCCTGCCACATTTAGCACCCTGGAGGTACCTGGGCCTTGGTTTCTACACATGTACTGCTCAACTCTAACTGTATCTTGTCACctctgcattctcaccagcactaTCTTACCAGCAATCCTgtacttccttccttccccttctaaTCAACAATGGCACAGGGAAGTAACCCTAAGCACTGGTCAAATATTAAGTCCATCCATCCCCTTATCAAGCTCCCATACAGTCATGAGAAAACCCCATCTCCCATGCTGTTCCTGGATTCATGAAATTCAAATGCCTCTGCTTCTCGTTCCTTGAACTACAGTACTAATAAGAAATGGCTTGCATTTTATAGTACTTTTAACTTGTCCTCAAACACTTTCTCTTGTGTTAGTTGGTTTTGTGTCTATGATATGGCCCTACTGGCAGGACAGCAATTAACAGCCTCACTTTACAGCTGGGGATCATGGGCAAGATTTACCCAAGGCCATATACTTATCAGTGGCAGAGACAGAACTCAGAGCAGATGCCTAGGTTTTCAGTCCACGGCTTTTGCTCTACCTATCTGCCTGTCCCCTCACTCCCTGCTTCCTGCTCCTACTCCAACTGACAGTTCACCTTGCCCAGGAGCAGTCTTTTTATAAAGGGCAGGCCTCTGACTTAAAAGAATATTCTCTCTGTGCCTGTCAAATGGTGTTCCACACCTGCTCTCTCCTCATGAGTCTTCCCTAATGACCCTGTCCAGTCTGTTTATGCCCTCCTTTGCCATCTCCCTTGGTGGTAATGTCCGACTACAGAATTTGAATTGGCTTCTGGGCCCTGGCAGGGTGTTGAGTATCTGTCACTAGATGGGAAATTTCTAGAAGGCAGAGAaagtttctctctccttccagatTCCTCCCTTAGCTATCAGAGCAGAGAAGGGGCTGAGAATCACCTTCCCCTTCCTCAACTCACTCGAGTGAAAACACAGGAATCTCAACCTAACCCAGTCCTCATGACTGACCGACAGCAGTTTCAGGCCTCCAATCTGTCCAGTATGCCGAAGGTGGGGGCCCCTGCACAGATCAACCAGCATGCCACACCTGGGAGAAAGAAGGGGCCAGTGAGTGGTTTCCAAATTCTTGAGCTTCTAAGTTTCTCCCTCTCAGGGTATTTAGCTGACAGAAAGAGATGCAAAGAACTACTCCACGGAGAGAGCAGTGAGAGATAAAAACCAATGCCTATTTCTTTTGGGAGCACCAGATGacctctcttctttccctcacGCCAGCCCTGGCCTTCCTTAGCGCATCCCCAGCTTTCCCTGTCCCTTCAGCGTCAGCAGCTCTCACCCATACACTGTTGCTGTTGGACCCGTCACCTTCTCCTCAATCAAGCGAAGCTTAAAGGGGTTATCCTGGAAGAAGGGGAGAGTGAGGACAAGCCTTCATTCTCACAAAGACATCCTGGAGAGAGCCACTCCTCCCCTCACACCTCTTGATCATTCTCCTAAACCTGTGTGTCTCCACCCCACCTTGAAGAGCTGGCGAAGCTGAGCCCGGGAAGCCTCCAGTCTCCGGAAGGGCTGAGCAGCAGCTGTAAGTTCCTGGCAAAACCGTTCCAAAACAGGCAGCTCTGAGCCCTTGACTGTCCTGGAGAGATGAAGAATGGTTGGCTGGCCTCTGTCTGCTAGGGAGCAACACCTGGGTGACACACCTGGGTACTGGATAGGGGGTGAAATCCTGCCCTCCAAAAATATCAAGTTACTGGCAAAGACAAAGAGACTAGGGGAAAACAAATAGGAAATCAGGTACAAAGTTTACGGCTGGAGGAAAACAGCTCTAGGTATGAAATTAAATGTTGCATGCAGGCAATCTGGATAAACAAAACTAGAGAAACAGCAATGAGAGATGAAGTAAAAGTTGAATACATAAAGGCTAGAGAAGGTAAGTTTCAAGCTGATTTAGATAAGGAAGGACATGGACTAATAGAGACGGTGATACCAATGTCACAGCGGAGGCACGGAGGGACCCTGGCCCcagctttctttctcctccaaatTGAACATGCATGAGGCTCCAGAAAAGGCCTCAGAAACCATCCCAGtaaagaggtacaaactttcagttataagatgaataaggccTGCAGAACTAACATATAACACTGTGACTGTACTTGATGAATTCtgtattgtataattgaaattcTCTAAAAGTAGTTCTTAAGCATTCTCATACATACAAAAAAGCATGTGATAATTTGATTATGAGAATCCTTCTACAATGTAGacatatatcaaatcaccataactatactttaaataaattacaACTGTATTTGTCAATCAGacctctaaaaaagaaaaagaaattatggtgatatctctgaaaaaaaaaaaaaaaagcaccccaGAAttattctcctccttccttccatcacTCACCGTTCCTTTCCTAAGAAGAAATCATGGTAAAAGCCACATTCTGTGCTTGGGCCTTGGCAGAGGACAGCACCTAAAAGCTGTTCAGCTGCTGCCCCCAGGACATGGGTACTGGAGTGCCAGAATACCTGGGTTCACAAGAAAGGAGTTCATGAGTTCATAGCCTTCTCCTTTAGTCCCTACCTCTCTGACCTCCTCAGAAAAGCTTTTGTGAACCAGTTATGAATAACTATCACAAAATGTGCCCCTGAGCTTGGGGGTGACTGCTGAATAGTAAAAGACAAATAGACAACAACAAAAcggaatataaaagaaagaaggcCCCTAGAAGCAATGCACAGAAAAGAGTAAGCCCCACTCCTCACTGCTTTCCAGTTTCAGAGCATAGTAGGAGGTTAGTCAGTTTTCATACCATCTAAGCTGACATGAAAAAGTGGAAGGAAAGCCAGCTCATGTGCCCAATTGTGCAAGccacactaaaattaaaaatgtgctaCTGATGACTTATAATATAGGTCTCAAGAGCTGGGGGGCTAATGGGGCATATTATCTATTTTCAACTTAATTCTCTCCCTTTCACTAGCACAACTGGTCACTGCTTAATAGACCCAGGCTAAGTAAAAACTTTCATCCTAAGTTTCCAGCTTAGCCAGGACCAGTCAAGACAAGCAATATGCCGTAAGCCTCCCAAGTGCACTTGGAGAAACTGTGGCAAGAGAAATAAACGCTAGAAATGCCCACATAAACATCTCTTAGTTTAGTAGCCACTGTATCCCCGATAAGGAAGAAGCTTACCTTTTTCCCCTGTGCAGAATCGAATGTCAGAAACCGGAGGTCAGAATCTGTCTCCAAGGGCCGCTCCAGATCATAAGGTTCTCCATTGACTTGAGCAGCCACTGCAGTATCCGCCAGGTTTGAACTTCAGCAGTGAGGAATACAGGTAAAGAAAAAGACAAGGTTACAATCCAAAGGCGAAGACAGGAACTAATCTCTTAGCAACTCCAAACCTGCAAAGAGGAAACGGGTTACGGGAGCAATAGAATTTATCATTCCCCTCCACCCTCCATGCCTAATGGAGGAAGGTCAGAGACTATGAAACTAATGCAGATTGAAAAGGAATTGGCAGGAAATGCTATCTTGAGGAGGATGGGATAAACATACAAAGTCTTTTCCCTACTCCaattaagaaagagaaagcagagataGAAGCGTTATCCTGGTAGGTACAGAATGAGCCTAGTACCTGATCTGCTGGGCTAGTTGGTAAGGGGTTGTCTTCCATGCTACAGCATCGACTTTCTGACCTCCAGGAAGTGATATCTTAATAGTCCGCTGTTCCTCCTGTGTCATGCTTGCTAACCTCTTTACCTGAGCAGTCCATAGCTCCTCAAAATAGCCAAGCCGCTCTACCAACCAGTGTGGAGGGGTCGGCACAGCTGCCTGGAGGGAAAGATGTTAAGAAGTAACACAGGTTCCATCATTCCTTCCTGGGATTGGGACCGCGCGAAATTAGAACATTTAAGTGCCCGTGGTCCGAATCCTGGGCCTTTAAAAACACTGGGTGATACAGGGCCCTAGGCTAGCTCTAGGCTCCCCAGGCTGCTAACAGGAGGGAAACAATGGCGCATCTAAGGGCCAGGGTAGTCGGGTTCGGGGCCTCTGGGCGGGAGCAGACGGTGTCAAGCAGGGTTAAGAGCCTACACTTTGGGGTCCGGCTGGGCTGGGTCCAATGTGGCTCGGAAATTTTGGGTACCTCACGCACCGTGTGCAGCCCGCAGGCGTGTAACCCTGGGAACCGAAGCCGCCGACACCTCTGATACAGCCCCATTTTCCCTCAGTCCGGTCCTACATACTCAAATGATCGCCGCTTCTCCTTCGCCAGATTCCTCATTGACGTCTGGCCCAACAATATCCATGCCTATTGGTTACTACAGCTGCCACTCCAATCTGGGACCGCCTCCAGGAACTCCGAAGAGGAACACCCCACGCAGCACTAGCAGCGGTGTGGGTGGTTCCGCCTGACCGGAAGACCTAAACTGTTACACACGTGGGCAATTTCAGAGACCCGCAGTTTCAGATCAAAAGAGCAGTAAGATATCCTGCGGCTTTGAGGACAAGGGCaggaaaattttccaaaatgcaAGCGGAAGAGAAAGAGATCGGAAagggtagtcatttccttttaaaccatactttttcttttacatagCCTTCACTGGCAGGTAGGAAACAGATAAAAGCATATACTTTGAGATAAGACAGATCTAGTGTAAATCCTGGGAATTGTGTCTTTTGGGTAATTTACTTCTAgaattccctagcggtccagtggttaagactctgctcttccatgGCAGAAGCCACAGGgaactggtcagggaactaagagcccacaagccaGGCAATGCAACAAAAACAGACACCCCCAAACAAAATAAACTTCTGAACttcaattttcttatctataaaatgggaataattctCATTCTgaattgttaattttatattgtcTAATATATTGCATAGTACATAGTAATGGGCAACACTAGTGACAAGCTatgagaataaatgaatataaccaCTTTGGGGCTAGAGCAAAGAAACTGCAaagggcattctttggcatcccTTCATACTCATGGTGCTTAAAGAGGGCCCTTTAGAGATCCCTtaacttacagatgaggaatttaaGGTCACAGAAGGTAAGTGGTTTAATACCAAATGATGCTGGATTCTGAATCCAAGTTTCGTATTCTTCTACCACAACAGACTTTCTCTGGTAATAAGAAATTACTCCCAATACAATTCCCCCAACAGCTCAGAAAGAAGTGCCTGACCCTAGAACCTTAGCTCTCTGCTGCCAACCAAAACTGCCTCTAATTCCCATCCTAGCTCTCCTTTAGCCCTCTCCCTGCTATATCCAGAATACAGGACTAGGTGtatttgatttgttttctatAGCAAAAATTGAAACACAACCAGATTTGTAAAGTATGAGGGGAAATGGATTTAGGGACAGATGTGAGGTTCTTAGTAATTCCCATTAGTCCCCTcacctgggggtggggatggttgGTGTTGGTTCTCAAGTTTCCAATGGTGATGTTATCAAGCATTGTGGAGGAAGAGCTGTCATAGAAAGATGTTTAATCTAAGTTTCCAGAGGTTCTGTCTGGGGAGGCAGCAGCTGATCTGAGTCACAGGCACCACTCCGGATCTTGGCTCCATCTTCTGGTATATTAGACACCctgaaatacaaaaagaaatagacaagAGTGTGGAAGAGGAAGATTACTTGTATGTGTGTAAGTTTGGAAGAAGGTTAGGAGAATTTTTAAGTGGCAATCAGGAAGTGTGACAGCAGGCAGAACTCTTCCCATGGCTCTGCACCAAAAGGGACAGGGACGTGTTACACTGCATGCAACAAAATGGTAGCTGCTCTGTAA from the Bos javanicus breed banteng chromosome 3, ARS-OSU_banteng_1.0, whole genome shotgun sequence genome contains:
- the TARS2 gene encoding threonine--tRNA ligase, mitochondrial isoform X1, yielding MGLYQRCRRLRFPGLHACGLHTAAVPTPPHWLVERLGYFEELWTAQVKRLASMTQEEQRTIKISLPGGQKVDAVAWKTTPYQLAQQISSNLADTAVAAQVNGEPYDLERPLETDSDLRFLTFDSAQGKKVFWHSSTHVLGAAAEQLLGAVLCQGPSTECGFYHDFFLGKERTVKGSELPVLERFCQELTAAAQPFRRLEASRAQLRQLFKDNPFKLRLIEEKVTGPTATVYGCGMLVDLCRGPHLRHTGQIGGLKLLSNSSSVWKFPDAPETLQRVSGISFPTAEELRAWEEWREEAELRDHRRIGKEQELFFFHELSPGSCFFLPRGTRVYNALVAFIRAEYTRRGFSEVKTPTLFSAKLWELSGHWEHYREDMFALQPPGLDRPSSSQSDHSASPHTDTLALKPMNCPAHCLMFAHRPRSWRELPLRLADFGALHRAEASGSLGGLTRLRCFQQDDAHIFCAPDQLEAEIRGCLDFLHSVYTILGFSFHMALSTRPSGFLGEPCLWDQAEQVLQQALEEFGAPWDISPGDGAFYGPKIDVHVRDALGRPHQCGTIQLDFQLPLRFDLQYKGQLGALERPVLIHRAVLGSVERMLGVLAESCGGKWPLWLSPFQVVVIPVGTEQEEYAREAQQSLRAAGLVGDLDADSGLTLSRRIRRAQLAHYNFQFDSELCLEVVGQREQSKRTVNIRTRDNRRLGERDLAEAVQRLLELQDTRVPNAEEIF
- the TARS2 gene encoding threonine--tRNA ligase, mitochondrial isoform X3 encodes the protein MGLYQRCRRLRFPGLHACGLHTAAVPTPPHWLVERLGYFEELWTAQVKRLASMTQEEQRTIKISLPGGQKVDAVAWKTTPYQLAQQISSNLADTAVAAQVNGEPYDLERPLETDSDLRFLTFDSAQGKKVFWHSSTHVLGAAAEQLLGAVLCQGPSTECGFYHDFFLGKERTVKGSELPVLERFCQELTAAAQPFRRLEASRAQLRQLFKDNPFKLRLIEEKVTGPTATVYGCGMLVDLCRGPHLRHTGQIGGLKLLSNSSSVWKFPDAPETLQRVSGISFPTAEELRAWEEWREEAELRDHRRIGKEQELFFFHELSPGSCFFLPRGTRVYNALVAFIRAEYTRRGFSEVKTPTLFSAKLWELSGHWEHYREDMFALQPPGLDRPSSSQSDHSASPHTDTLALKPMNCPAHCLMFAHRPRSWRELPLRLADFGALHRAEASGSLGGLTRLRCFQQDDAHIFCAPDQLEAEIRGCLDFLHSVYTILGFSFHMALSTRPSGFLGEPCLWDQAEQVLQQALEEFGAPWDISPGDGAFYGPKIDVHVRDALGRPHQCGTIQLDFQLPLRFDLQYKGPLWLSPFQVVVIPVGTEQEEYAREAQQSLRAAGLVGDLDADSGLTLSRRIRRAQLAHYNFQFDSELCLEVVGQREQSKRTVNIRTRDNRRLGERDLAEAVQRLLELQDTRVPNAEEIF
- the TARS2 gene encoding threonine--tRNA ligase, mitochondrial isoform X4; translated protein: MGLYQRCRRLRFPGLHACGLHTAAVPTPPHWLVERLGYFEELWTAQVKRLASMTQEEQRTIKISLPGGQKVDAVAWKTTPYQLAQQISSNLADTAVAAQVNGEPYDLERPLETDSDLRFLTFDSAQGKKVFWHSSTHVLGAAAEQLLGAVLCQGPSTECGFYHDFFLGKERTVKGSELPVLERFCQELTAAAQPFRRLEASRAQLRQLFKDNPFKLRLIEEKVTGPTATVYGCGMLVDLCRGPHLRHTGQIGGLKLLSNSSSVWKFPDAPETLQRVSGISFPTAEELRAWEEWREEAELRDHRRIGKEQELFFFHELSPGSCFFLPRGTRVYNALVAFIRAEYTRRGFSEVKTPTLFSAKLWELSGHWEHYREDMFALQPPGLDRPSSSQSDHSASPHTDTLALKPMNCPAHCLMFAHRPRSWRELPLRLADFGALHRAEASGSLGGLTRLRCFQQDDAHIFCAPDQLEAEIRGCLDFLHSVYTILGFSFHMALSTRPSGFLGEPCLWDQAEQVLQQALEEFGAPWDISPGDGAFYGPKIDVHVRDALGRPHQCGTIQLDFQLPLRFDLQYKGWGP
- the TARS2 gene encoding threonine--tRNA ligase, mitochondrial isoform X2: MGLYQRCRRLRFPGLHACGLHTAAVPTPPHWLVERLGYFEELWTAQVKRLASMTQEEQRTIKISLPGGQKVDAVAWKTTPYQLAQQISSNLADTAVAAQVNGEPYDLERPLETDSDLRFLTFDSAQGKKVFWHSSTHVLGAAAEQLLGAVLCQGPSTECGFYHDFFLGKERTVKGSELPVLERFCQELTAAAQPFRRLEASRAQLRQLFKDNPFKLRLIEEKVTGPTATVYGCGMLVDLCRGPHLRHTGQIGGLKLLSNSSSVWKFPDAPETLQRVSGISFPTAEELRAWEEWREEAELRDHRRIGKEQELFFFHELSPGSCFFLPRGTRVYNALVAFIRAEYTRRGFSEVKTPTLFSAKLWELSGHWEHYREDMFALQPPGLDRPSSSQSDHSASPHTDTLALKPMNCPAHCLMFAHRPRSWRELPLRLADFGALHRAEASGSLGGLTRLRCFQQDDAHIFCAPDQLEAEIRGCLDFLHSVYTILGFSFHMALSTRPSGFLGEPCLWDQAEQVLQQALEEFGAPWDISPGDGAFYGPKIDVHVRDALGRPHQCGTIQLDFQLPLRFDLQYKGQLGALERPVLIHRAVLGSVERMLGVLAESCGGKWPLWLSPFQVVVIPVGTEQEEYAREAQQSLRAAGLVGDLDADSGLTLSRRIRRAQLAHYNFQFVVGQREQSKRTVNIRTRDNRRLGERDLAEAVQRLLELQDTRVPNAEEIF